GCCATAACCAGAGGGGAAAAGATGAAAATCAAAAAACTCGCTATCCACGGCTTCAAGTCCTTCGTGGACAAGACCCCGTTCGTCTTCCCCAAGGGCACCTCGGCCATAGTGGGACCTAACGGGTGCGGCAAGAGCAACATCGTGGACGCCGTCCGGTGGGTCCTCGGCGAGCACAACGCCCGGCACCTCCGTGGCAAGGTCATGGAGGACCTGATCTTCGCCGGGAGCGATTCGAGAAAACAACTCGGCATGGCCGCAGTCGCCCTGACCCTCTCGAACGAAGGGGGCCAGGCCCCGGCGCGCTACGCGAACTTCACCGAGATAGAGGTCGAGAGGCGGCTGTTCCGCTCCGGCGACAGCGAGTACTACATAAACAAGGTCCCCGCTCGGCTTAAGGACATAGTCGACCTCTTCGCCGATACGGGAATCGGCACCCGCGCCTACTCCATAATAGAGCAGGGCCAGGTCGGGTGGCTCGTTACCGCGAAGCCGGAGGAAAGGCGGACCCTCTTCGAGGAGGCCGCCGGCATAAACAAGTACAAGCAGAAAAAGGACGCGGCAC
The Thermodesulfobacteriota bacterium DNA segment above includes these coding regions:
- a CDS encoding AAA family ATPase codes for the protein MKIKKLAIHGFKSFVDKTPFVFPKGTSAIVGPNGCGKSNIVDAVRWVLGEHNARHLRGKVMEDLIFAGSDSRKQLGMAAVALTLSNEGGQAPARYANFTEIEVERRLFRSGDSEYYINKVPARLKDIVDLFADTGIGTRAYSIIEQGQVGWLVTAKPEERRTLFEEAAGINKYKQKKDAALRKLQGARENLTRVNDIISEVKRQLNSLNRQAKKAERYKVLKDELKSLDLYLASLEYSRMAERRTGAEKKLSSASDAELALSGRISTREAEAEELNIEYLAAETEFKVI